Proteins encoded by one window of Winogradskyella sp. PG-2:
- a CDS encoding DUF3127 domain-containing protein — protein sequence MEVQGRIKVVGETQTFGSNGFRKREVVVTTEEQYPQHIMVEFVQDKTDLLNNYQVGQQVKININLRGREWVNPQGETKYFNSIQGWRIEALQSEAAGGDMPPVPPTEAFEPVTDFKDGDHDDLPF from the coding sequence ATGGAAGTACAAGGACGTATTAAAGTAGTAGGAGAAACACAAACCTTTGGGAGTAATGGGTTTAGAAAAAGAGAAGTAGTAGTGACTACAGAAGAGCAATACCCACAACATATTATGGTTGAGTTTGTTCAAGATAAAACAGATTTATTGAATAACTATCAAGTAGGTCAACAAGTAAAGATTAATATTAACTTAAGAGGAAGAGAATGGGTAAACCCACAAGGAGAGACTAAGTACTTTAACTCAATACAAGGTTGGAGAATTGAAGCATTACAATCTGAAGCTGCTGGCGGAGATATGCCTCCAGTACCACCAACTGAAGCTTTTGAACCTGTAACAGATTTTAAAGATGGTGATCACGACGATTTACCATTCTAA
- a CDS encoding flavin reductase family protein translates to MISLNPKDLSTGRLHGYLLSAVAPRPIAFASTIDTDGNSNLSPFSFFNVFSANPPILIFSPARRVRDNSIKHTLINAEAVKEVVINVVNYDIVHQMSLSSTEYPEDVNEFEKAGLTMLSSDKVKPFRVAESPVQFECKVNEVVHLGTEGGAGNLVICEVVKLHIANEVMNADSTINQEALDLVARAGGSYYSRAKRGFFEIPKPLKTMGIGVDGLPEHVRNSMILTGNNLGMLANVDTLPSEDEVNQFIKDISERYPEIENATHRKKHKLAQNYLSYGDVESAWKLLLS, encoded by the coding sequence ATGATTTCCTTAAATCCTAAAGACCTTTCTACCGGTAGATTACATGGTTATTTATTAAGTGCTGTAGCGCCTAGACCTATAGCTTTTGCTAGTACAATTGATACGGATGGGAATTCTAATTTGTCGCCTTTTAGTTTCTTTAATGTATTTAGTGCTAATCCACCAATACTTATTTTTTCACCAGCAAGACGAGTTAGAGATAATAGTATAAAGCATACTTTAATAAATGCTGAAGCTGTTAAAGAAGTAGTAATTAACGTGGTGAATTATGATATTGTACATCAAATGTCTTTGTCTAGCACAGAATATCCTGAAGATGTAAATGAATTTGAAAAAGCAGGATTAACCATGTTATCTTCAGATAAAGTAAAGCCATTTAGAGTTGCAGAATCTCCTGTTCAGTTTGAATGTAAGGTTAATGAGGTTGTTCATTTAGGAACTGAAGGAGGTGCAGGTAATTTAGTGATATGTGAAGTTGTAAAACTTCATATAGCTAATGAGGTTATGAATGCAGATAGTACTATAAATCAAGAGGCTTTGGATTTAGTAGCCAGAGCAGGCGGAAGTTACTATAGTAGAGCAAAAAGAGGTTTCTTTGAAATTCCTAAGCCTTTAAAAACTATGGGAATTGGCGTTGATGGTTTACCAGAGCATGTTAGAAATAGCATGATTTTAACAGGGAATAACTTAGGTATGTTAGCCAATGTAGATACATTGCCTAGTGAAGACGAAGTCAACCAATTTATAAAAGATATAAGTGAACGTTATCCTGAAATTGAAAACGCTACACATAGAAAAAAACATAAACTTGCTCAAAATTATTTGAGCTATGGAGACGTAGAAAGTGCATGGAAGTTATTACTTTCGTAG
- a CDS encoding DUF2490 domain-containing protein translates to MSTPCINRLLFLAALIYSYCSFSQNNFETLGESGFAINKTISGNYKINFAVRSRYYLYRDNEFGFENRQIDLAQFSSFKLNYNNSFSLGIQYRFRETFDGGSNELRLTQQFNYTKKVLATRFAHRFRFEQRILERLTIFRSRYRFAIDFPLNGEKLDVGESYLVTSMEALLSQSSKIKSEIDHRTTAQFGWLISEKLKLQIGLEYRFEAFNINTEERLFFLTSASLKI, encoded by the coding sequence TAGCTATTGCAGTTTTTCTCAAAATAATTTTGAGACTCTTGGTGAATCTGGATTCGCTATAAACAAAACTATTTCCGGGAATTATAAGATCAACTTTGCTGTACGTTCTCGCTATTATTTATATAGAGATAATGAATTTGGTTTTGAAAATAGACAAATAGACTTAGCTCAATTCTCATCCTTTAAGCTCAACTACAATAATAGTTTTAGTCTTGGGATTCAATACCGCTTTAGAGAAACCTTTGATGGTGGAAGTAATGAACTGCGCTTAACACAGCAATTTAATTATACCAAAAAAGTTTTGGCAACTAGATTTGCACATAGGTTTCGTTTTGAACAAAGAATTCTAGAGCGTCTCACTATTTTTAGATCTAGATATCGTTTTGCTATAGACTTTCCGCTAAATGGTGAAAAACTAGATGTTGGTGAATCTTATCTTGTAACTTCCATGGAAGCTTTACTTAGTCAAAGTTCTAAAATAAAATCAGAAATAGATCATAGAACGACTGCACAATTTGGTTGGCTCATTTCAGAAAAATTAAAACTTCAAATAGGACTAGAATATCGTTTCGAAGCTTTTAATATAAATACAGAAGAGAGATTGTTCTTTTTAACTTCAGCAAGTTTAAAAATTTAA
- the aat gene encoding leucyl/phenylalanyl-tRNA--protein transferase gives MHFLTQKIEFPNVTEATIDGLLAVGGDLSAERLLYAYSNGIFPWFEVEEPILWWSPDPRFVLYPKDLKISKSMKQVLRKNHFKVTENKAFNKVIENCAEAKRRGQKGTWITDDMLEAYIKLHELGYAKSIEVWQNNDLVGGLYGIDIKNQIFCGESMFAKVSNASKVGFITFVQNSNYKLIDCQLHTNHLESLGGKHIKRSEFLKFL, from the coding sequence ATGCACTTTTTAACTCAAAAAATAGAATTCCCTAATGTTACTGAAGCCACAATAGATGGATTGCTAGCGGTTGGTGGTGATTTATCGGCAGAACGCTTACTATATGCCTATTCCAATGGTATCTTCCCATGGTTTGAAGTCGAAGAGCCTATACTTTGGTGGTCACCAGACCCACGATTTGTACTATACCCTAAGGATTTGAAGATTTCTAAAAGCATGAAACAGGTTTTGAGAAAAAATCATTTTAAAGTCACAGAAAATAAAGCTTTTAATAAAGTGATTGAGAATTGTGCCGAGGCAAAACGTCGAGGGCAAAAAGGAACTTGGATTACTGATGACATGTTAGAAGCTTATATTAAACTACATGAATTAGGGTATGCCAAGTCAATAGAGGTTTGGCAAAATAACGATTTAGTTGGTGGTTTATATGGTATAGATATAAAGAATCAAATTTTTTGTGGCGAAAGCATGTTTGCTAAAGTTAGTAATGCCAGTAAAGTTGGGTTTATCACTTTTGTTCAAAATTCTAATTACAAATTAATTGATTGTCAGTTACATACTAATCATTTAGAGAGTCTTGGTGGGAAGCATATTAAAAGGTCAGAGTTTTTAAAATTCCTTTAA